Part of the Sphaerochaeta associata genome is shown below.
GCCTACTTGGCTCCACTTTCTGCGATTGGCAGCGAGCGGCATCTGAACACCAGCTTCGCAACAGGTGTGCATTACGGCTCGGCTTTAGGCACCGATGTATCCTACGGTCTGGACATAGCCTATTTCTTGTACACACCCTACCAAGGAACCGGTATGGTGACCAAGGTATCCACAACGTTCGCAGACTCGGTTACCCGTATGGCGTTCTTCATAGGCCCGGCTTTTCGCTCGGTTTTGGCCGGGGGAGTGGAGGGGCATGTTTCCGTAGGGCTATCCTTCAATGAGATCGAACAACAGGTGCCCGGAGGCAGTGATGAGGTTCAGCTTGGGCTTGGCCTGGATGCCGGCTCACGCTTCAGGCTCGGCAGTTCCGGCTCGCTGGATGTGGCCCTTGTTGCAGGTTTCTTTTCCGATGTTTCGCTTCTCCGTTTTCTGGATGGAAAGCGAATAGGAGGGTGGGCTGGCAATATCGTCCCCTATGTCGGATTCTCGTTTTCCTCCATCACCCACTATGGATTTCCTTCCTACACCATATATTGAACCTTCTTGAACGTTTTTCTTACATTCTTTCAGATAATCACGTTGACATCTGAATGTTTTTGATTGTATTATGAAGCTGTAACGGGTAAAAAGTACAAAAACATTCAAGGAAGTGTTCATGTCAACCATTCCTGCCAGCAGACAGCAGTACATTCTCAACCTGATCAAGACCGAAGGTACGGTCACCGTCAGTCAGCTGGCCGAAGAGCTTGGAGTGAGTGAACTTACCATCCGCCGCGACCTCGACCAGCTTGAGAAGAAAGGGCTTGTGGAGCGGACCCACGGGGGTGCGACAGCCAGAAGAAACCTTCCTGTCGAGCCCGATTACCTGCAAAAGGCATCAGAGTTCCCCAAAGAGAAGGAAGTCATCGGACAGACCGTGGCAGCCATGGTCGAAGAGGGCGACACTCTGTACATCAACAGCGGGTCGACCACGTTCGAAGTAATCCGTGCGGTGGTTGCCCTCCAAAAGAAAGTGACCATCGTCACCAACAACATCGATGCCATTTGGCTGTGCAAGGAGAGCGAGCACATCCGTCTCATTCTTGCAGGCGGCGTGTATAGAAGTCGAAGCCACTCTGTTTCAGGCTCCCTTTCATCGTTTCTGGTCAACCAGGTCTATGCGAACAAGGCAATCATCGGTGTCGACGGTTTTTCGCCCTCGGCAGGCCTTACCACCCCCATTCTGGAGGAGGCCGAGACCACCCGTGCCATGATCGAGCACACCGTAGGAACGGTGATCGTAGTGGCGGCAGCGAACAAGATCGGGGTGGTGTCGAATTTCAAGACAGTAGGTCTTGATCAGGTCGATGTTCTGGTCACCGATGAGAAGGGCGGCGAGATAGTCAAGCAAATGGAGATCCCTGAGGGTCTTGCAATACAAATAGCAACTACATAGGTGTAGGAGGAGTACCGAATGAAGTATATGGATGAGTATGCCGAGCAGTATAAGGATTGCGCTTGGGTCAGCTTTGAGGAACTTGAGGCTTTCATGGAAGAAGCCCTGGTTCACGCAGGAGTTCCTGCCGCTGATGCAAAGATCATCGGCGATGTCCTCATCGAGAGTGACAAGCGGGGAATCGACAGCCATGGAATCGGGCGCTTGAAGCCGATTTACATCGACCGCATCGATATGGGCATTATGAATCCTGTCACCGAGATCGAGGTGATCAAGGACCAGGATGCCACCGTCGTACTGGATGCACACAACGGCATGGGCCACGTCGCAGGCTACCGTGCAATGGAAATGGCCATTGAGAAGGCAAAGAAGTATGGTTTGGGCATGGTTGTGGTACGCAACTCCAACCACTACGGTATTGCAGGCTACTTCGCCACCATGGCGACCAAGGCCGGCATGCTGGGTATCACCGGTACCAACGCACGTCCCTCCATTGCTCCGACCCACGGTGTTGAGAACATGCTGGGAACCAATCCCCTGACGTTCGGTCTGCCTACCGACGAAGAGTTCCCCTTTGTCCTCGACTGCGCCACAAGCGTTTCGCAAAGAGGCAAGATCGAGGTATATGGAAGAGCAGGCAAGGACCTTCCTCCGGGTTGGGTTCTTGACAACGAAGGGAAGACCAGGACCGATACGCAGCAGGTACTCGAAGACCTGACGACCGGCAAGGCCGCCCTTACTCCGCTTGGAGGCATCGGCGAGGTTACCGGCGGCTACAAGGGCTTTGGGTATGCAACCGTGGTAGAGATCCTCTCCGCCGCCTTGCAGGACGGTGCCTGGATGAAGGCGCTCAACGGTTTTGACGAGAACCACAAGCCGATCCCGTATCCGCTGGGGCACTTCTTCATCGCCATCGATCCCGAGCACTTCATGGGTCTGAACACCTTCAAGCGCATTGCAGGCACCATCTGCCGTGAGCTGCGTGAGAGCAAGAAGGCACCGGGTGAGGATTACATTTTCACCGCAGGTGAGAAGGAGTACCTCTCCTACCAGTTCCGCAAGGAGCACGGCTGTCCCGTTCCTCCTTCCCTGCAGAAGGTCATGGTAACCCTGCGCGATCGGTACAAGATGAATTACAAGTGGGATTTTGAGAAGAAATAAGGAAAAGGAGAAATACAAAATGCAAGACGATTTGACCAAGCGCGCGCTTGATTACCACATGATGGATGGAGTCCCGGGAAAGGTCTCGGTTGTTCCTTCCAAACCCTGCCAGACAGCTGCCGATCTCGGCCTGGCCTACACCCCCGGTGTTGCAAAGCCTGTTTTGGCCATCGAGGCCAACCCCGAGGATGCCTACAAGTACACCTCCAAGGGAAACCTGGTTGCCGTCATTTCCAACGGGACTGCCATCCTCGGTCTCGGTGACCGCGGGGCCCTGGCAAGCAAGCCTGTCATGGAGGGCAAGGGAGTCCTGTTCAAGAGATTTGCAGACATCGATGTGTTCGACATCGAGCTGGATGAGAAAGATCCCGATAAGATCATCGCCATGGTCAAGGCAATGAGCCCGACCTTTGGTGGTGTGAACCTCGAGGACATCAAGGGCCCTGAATGCTTCAAGATCGAGCAGGAGCTGATCAAGCAGTGCAACATCCCCATTTTCCACGACGACCAGCATGGAACCGCCATCATCGCAACCGCAGGCCTGATGAACAGTTGTGAAATCATAGGGAAAAAGATTGAGGACATCAAGATTGTTGTCAATGGAGCCGGGGCTGCCGGCATCAGCTGTGCAAAGATGTTTGTTGCAGCCGGCGTGAAGCGCGAGCATGTCACCATGCTTGACAGCAAGGGTGTTGTCTACAAGGGTAGGACAGCCGGAATGACACCCGAGAAACAGGAGTTCGCCACCGAAGGCAGTGCACGCACCCTCGCCGATGCAATGGTGGGAGCCGATGTATTCATGGGCCTCTCCGTCGCCGACTGTGTAACGCCTGAGATGCTGCTCTCCATGGCCGCCGACCCTGTGGTCTTCGCCATGTCCAATCCCAATCCTGAGATCGGCTACGAGCTGGCCATGGCCACCCGCAGCGACCTGATCATGGCAACCGGAAGAAGCGACTATCCGAACCAGATCAACAACGTCCTTGGCTTCCCCTTCATCTTCCGCGGTGCTCTGGATGTACGTTCGGTCATCATCAGCGAAGGCATGAAGATGGCGGCTGCCAAGGCTCTGGCCGCCCTTGCCAAGGAGCCGGTACCGGCTTCGGTCGAGAAGGCATACGGTGGACAGAAGTTCAGCTTCGGCCGCAACTACATTGTTCCCAAGCCGTTCGATCCCCGTGTCATCGAATGGGAAGCCGTAGCTGTTGCCAAGGCTGCCTGTGAAGAAGGACTTGCCTCCAAGCCCATCACCGATTGGGAAGCCTATAGGGCATCGTTGGTGAAGCGGATGGAGAAGTACTGGAAGTAACCATTATTCTCATGTGTCTACGAGGAAGGCCGTCCTGTTGAGCAGGGCGGCTTTCTCTCGTTATAAGGGATAATTCTTGCCAAGTACGCTGCCAATTCACTAGGATTGGATGTTAGGAGGCCTCCAATGCACCTTATCGAATGCTCCCGATCCTATGCCGACCAGATCCTGGCCATGTACAACGATGTCATCAAGACTTCCACTGCCATGTTTGAAACCCATGAGCGTAATCAGGCATACATGAGCACCTGGTTCGATGCAAAGGAGCAGAGTGGATATCCCGTCATCGGCCTGGTGGATGATCAGGATGTCTTACTTGCTTTCGGGACCTACGGCTCCTTCAGGTCAAGTTCCGGGTATCTGTATACCATCGAGCACTCAATCCATGTTCGCAAGGAACATCGAGGCAAGGGCCTTGGGAAGATCATTCTCACTGCCTTGATCGAGAAAGCCATCGAACAGCAGTACCACTGCATGGTCGGAGCGATTGATTCAGAGAATACCGCATCCATCCATCTGCACGAAAAGGCCGGGTTCGAATCTATCGGTGTGGTCAAGGAAGCAGGGTACAAGTTCGGTACATACAGAAGCCTGGTCCTGATGCAGCTGCTTCTCCCGACACCTGAGAATCCGAAGGGAATATAAGCTTCAAGAAGTATTCCTCCTGTTTTATAAACAGAAGCCAAGTCTCATCGGGTTATAGGAATCTTCTTTTGAGTTGAAAAGATAGAAAGGTTAGTATATAATAGAAAAAGTTAGATAAGAAAAGATTAATAAAAGGTGTAGACAGGATGTATGTAGAATCTGAAACTCTGGAATTGAAACGTGAGTTAACTGATGATTCACTTAAAACAATAGTGGCATTTGCCAATACAAAAGGTGGAACTATTATTTACGGAGTCAATGATGATTCTTCTTTGGTTGGAACTTTGCCCATTGATTTGGTGCTTCCTCGATTGACCAATATGATTCGAGATTCAATAGTCCCTGATATTACGCGGTTTGTTTCCTATAACCAAAAGCAAATCGATTCAACCATAATACTTGAAGTGAGAGTAAGCAGGGGTACTCAGCGTCCTTACGCATTGAAACATAAGGGGTTAAGCCCTCGAGGTGTATTTGTTCGACAAGGCTCTTCCACTGTTATGGCTAGTATGGATACAATACGAATGATGATTATAGAAACAGATCACCGACGATACGAGCTCGAGGTTTCAGCAAATCAAGCGCTTACATTTTTACAGGCAACCCGGTTGTTTGCAGAACGCCGTATTCCTTTCGAAGAAACTCATCAGAAAACCCTTCATATCCGAGATGGGGAGGGTCGCTTTACAAATCTTGGGTTGCTGCTCTCCGATCAATGCGAACATACGACGAAAGTGGCAATTTTCCAAGGCACTGATTTTTCTATTTTTAGGGATAGAAGAGAATTTTCAGGTTCATTGCTCACACAGCTTCAGGAAGTAGGAGAATATGTACAACAGTACAACAGGATTCGTTCGGAATTTCCTGGGCTTATCCGCATTGATAGCTATGACTATCCACCATTAGCGCTTCGTGAAGCTCTCCTTAATTGCTATGTGCACCGCGAATACGCCAGCAGCGCAGCAACTCTTCTTCATGTGTTTGACGATCGATTGGAATATATCACGTTTGGTGGGCTGGTGTCTGACGTGAGCCTGGAAGACTTGAAGTTGGGTATTTCCCTAAGCCGGAATGAGTACCTAGCACGTGTCCTGCATCTTTTGGGAATAATTGAAGCCTATGGTACAGGCTTTCCTCGTATCTTCGAACAGTATGCAAAGTCATCATGTAAACCGGTAATAGAAACAAGCCCGAATGCTTTTAAAGTAACGCTCCCTAATAGGAACTACTTGGTAGAACATGTTGGAGAGAGTGAAGGGCTGTATGAAGCCTATCAGTACATCAAAAGCAAAGGGAGCATTCAAAGAAAAGACCTACAAACTTTTCTTGGTATTTCCCAAACCCAGGCAGGGGTCCTACTCAAGCGATTACTCGATAAGAATATGATTTTTGTTCTTGGGAAGGGAAAGCTTACTAAATATATTGCGCATTAATGTACCGTAGGTGATGCACAAAAAGAGAAGCCAGTGATGTTTCCCGCAACACTGGCTTCTAACTATATGCAAGCTTGTCTGTCCGGACGCGCTTTCTGAGAACTCTTTAATTGGCAACTACAAACAGTGTCCTCTCCATTCCCTGCTCGTACATCGAGTAGGTGAAGTTGTATGCGTTGGAGGCAACCAGAAATCCGAACTCATCGGCGATGAAGGTGGTTCTTTCGGGAACGTAGGCGGCCAGTCTCAAGACCGTGGTTTCATTCGTGCCTGCAGCAAAGAGGGAGGAAGAGAGCAGGGCCATCAGGATGATGGTTGTTATAATGGTTGCTAACTTCTTCATCTGTTCTCTCCTTTTTACCGTTGTTGCACTTGAAGAATACGTAAGATGTGAGAAGATGTCAATATAGTAAATGATATAATTTATTATATTGAAAGAAATTAGAGAATGTCATATGTAAGAAGAAGCGATATATAACATCTACCAGCAACATCTCACATATCACAAGTTTTAACCGGTTTAGTAATCGGCCTGCATCACTTGTGACAGAGAGAAATCGCAGGAATTTGAAGGCAATTGAGGAAGTGATGGAAAAGATGCCTATGGCACACCCTCAGCTGTGACAAGAGACATGAACGAAGTAAGGTGCTGCTTCTGACAGGAGAGCGGTGGAAGATGTGATATGAACTTCTACCATTTCCAGACAAAAAGAAACCTGCCGATAAGGCAGGCTTCACGTCACTGGTTTGTGCTTTTTACTGGATACCCAACAAATCCTTGATCTGGGCCTTGGCTTGGGTCAGGATATTGGTGTACTGGTCGTCAAGCTGGGAGAGTTGTTTGTCCAGCAGCTTCATGAACTCCGGGTCCTGTTCGGGCCTGAGGGTGAAGTTGGGACCGTACTGCTTGCGCAGCTGAGCCTCTTTCTGTTGGAGAGCGGGAGCAAACTGCTGTTTCATCCGCTCAACCAAGTCCTCTTGGTTCTCCAAGTATTGGCTGAAAAATCCTTCAAGCTGCCCAAGCAGCTGCTCAAGCTGCTCGTTGCCCTCTCCAAGAATCATGCCAAGGTCGAGGACCTTCGCAAAGTTCTCCTTGAACGCAGTATTTCTGGGAAGTGCAAGATTGGAAAGCATGGTGAGAGCCATTCCTTCCTTGAATGCTTCCTTCTCCTCTGCGGGAACAGCATCATACTGTTTCTTGGTGCCTTCCTTGGTTGCATCTATATGGCTGAGGAAGGTTCCTGCCAGCTGTCTTCCTTCCTTGACCTTCAGGTCCCGCTTGATCTTCACTGGGTCCACCTGGAGTTTTTCTGTCTTTTCCAGCGCAAGTTCCCATGCAGATTTTATGATTGCCATAGTCGACTCCTCATTACTTTACCAAAGATAGTACAGTTCGCTGTCTTGGACAAGTCTTGGTTTGGTGATAGTCTCGAGCCATGGAACTGGAACTTACCATTATGTACATCTTCGACCTGTTCGGAACCTTCATCTTCGCCATAACCGGGGCTGTAAAGGGTGTACGCTGTAAACTCGACATCCTTGGGGTGGTGGTGTTCGCCTGCACCGTCGGTTGCGGTGGCGGCATGTTTCGCGACATGCTCATCGGGGCAACCCCGGTTGCCGCACTGACCGACAGTGCCTATATTCTCACCTGTGTAGGCACCGGGCTGGCAGTCTTTTTCCTTGCTCCGAAATTTGTCGGGAAGTGGAGGGTCATTCTCTTTGCCGATTCCCTTGGCTTGGGAGTCTTTACCGCCCTGGGGGTGGCAAAAGGGGCCATGTACGGCATAGGCCCGGTAGGGCAGGTGCTCTGCGGTGTCTTCTCAGCCGTAGGAGGTGGAGTGGTCCGAGACATCATGAGCCGTTCGGTACCAACCGTCCTGACCAGTGACTTTTATGCCACCGCATCGTTGATCGGAGGCATACTCTATCTGATTCTTGAAATGACAGACTTGGGGATTTTTCCCAAATTTCTGATCGCCAGCAGCACGGTGTTCATCATCCGCCTGATCGCGATCAAATACCGGTTTCACCTGCCTGTTGCCGATACCGCCCTGCCGGTGGACGACTACTTGACCATGCAAAAATGAATTGGAAGGAAATACATGCACTCATATCCACTGTATTACGAAAAGCCCTATCAGAAAACGCATACAGCTGCCATTGTCGACATCGTTGACAACACACTTGTTCTGGACTCCACCATCTGCTACCCCGAAGGCGGAGGGCAGAGTGGTGACATCGGCTTAATTTCAGGTGTTCAACTCGTGAACACAACCAAGGACGATGATCATACCATATACCACCATGTAGTAGAGCAAAAGTTCAGTGTTGGAGAGAAGGTAACCATCGAGCTTGACTGGGATCATCGCTACCACTTTATGCAGATGCACACCGCTCAACACGTGGCCAGCGGTCTTTTATTCACTCGTTTTGGCATCCAGACGGTAAGCGTCCACCAAGGCGAACGCGTTCTCACCATCGAAACCGATGCAGCGGGTGTGGAAGAAGCAACATGCTTTGAACTGGAGGATTTGGTGAATGCAGTGGTGCGTCAGAACCATCCTGTGCACTACGAAGTACATACCCAAAGCTCGGCGCAGAATCTGGGACTGAGAAGATCGATCAAGGTGGAGGGAGATGGAGTGCGTCTGGTTGTCGTCGACGATGTCGATACGGTGGCCTGCGGAGGGCTGCATGCAGCCAGCACTGCTGAAATAGAACTTTTCCACTACTATGGACAGGAGAAAATCCGCGGCCACATCCGCCTTATTTTCACCGTGGGGAAAGTCGCCCGAGAAGAGATTCGCAGGGCGGAGGCGGCGGCCAGGGAGCTGGGTGTGCTCTTTTCTTCCCCTCTGGATGGCTTGGTTGATGTCGCAAGAACTGCAGTTGCCTCAGCTGCCTTGGTAAAAAGCGAACTGAGAAAGGCACAACAGGCAATTGCCTCCCTTCTGCTCGGTTCCTTGGTGGAGAAAGCCGATAGGGTAGGCATGGTGCCGGTGGTCTACTGGAATGTTCCTGAAGAAATGGATATGAAGGATATCGCCCAAGCCTTGGTGGAACATGAGGATTTGCTCCTTTGTGCAGCCAAGGAAGTTGAGGGAGGAGTGCTGTGGTTGATCGGCGTCCAGGGGAAGGCTTCGGCAGTGCTGGACTTCAACACAGGCAAAAGCTCATTGCTTTCAGCCATTGAAGGCAAGGGAGGAGGCAAAGCCCCGCTTTTCCAAGGGTCGGCGCAAGCCTGTAGCACAACCTTTTTCTCTGCATGCAAGGATCTCATACAATGACATTGAAAGAACGAGTCAAAGCACTCTTTTCAAAGGAGACCTATCTGTTGGCGGATGGGTCCCTCGATACCAAGAAGCTGTTCAAGCGCACCTTGGTCCTCATGCTCTTCATATTTTCACTCTACTTCATCGGCTTTCAGTTCTACCAACGACTTGGGTGGGACCAGAATGCTGTGGTTCAGCGGTTCATCACAGACTTTGGCGTCTCAGGGGTGGCCCTGTACGTCTATATCGTCGACCTCTTCGTCCTGCCCTTGTCGGTGGACCTGATGTGGCCTTTTGTGATGGAGTGGCATCCGCTTTTAGCGATTGTGGTGATGGGAACCGCCTCGGTGGCAGGAGCCTTCAGTGCCTATCTGTTCGGCCGTCTGATGGGTCTCATTCCCCTGTTCAAGAGATGGGTGCTGAAGCAGTCGGGTACGCACACCGAGCAGCTGATCACCAAGTACGGCATCTGGGCGATTGTCATCAGCGGCCTGACACCCTTGCCGTTTTCCACCATCTGCACCGTTGCAGGCATCGTAGAGCTCAAAGTCCACCATGTCCTGCTCTCCAGCCTCATCCGCTATGTGCGAATGGCGCTTTACTACCTGATTTTCGCCGGCTTGATCGTTATCGGCTGAGCGCTTCCCTGATTTCCTCGATCACCTTGCGGGTGCGCTCTGCGCTGTCCCCGGTGTAATCCTTGGCATCGAGCAGGACTTCGATGGCTTCTTTTTGAAGAAAGGAACGGACCGTCTTGTCTTCGCAGAGCATCTGCTTGAGAGTGTTGGGCTTGCCGGCCTGTACTTCGGCCCATGCCTTGAGACTGTGCTCGCGGATAAGCTCGTGCATTTCCTGACGGTTTGCCCCTCTTTTACCCAGCTCCATCAGAAGTCGCTCGCTTGCGGCAAAAATGCCGTAGGAAGCCAGGTTGCGCTCGATGCCGGCAATATGGACCTGCATACCCTGCACCACCTTGACTGCGGTGCTGAGAATCTCATCGACTGATAAGAAGAGTTCGGGCAGCACCAGACGACGGTTGGCGCTGTCGTCGAGGGTGCGTTCGAGCAAGGTGGAGGCGGCATTCTGCCAGAGAACACCCTGCTGTGCTTCCACGAAACGACAGAGACTGTCGATTTTTTCACTGTTGATCGGATTGCGCTTGAACGGCATGGCCGAAGAACCTACCTGCTTGGAACCGAAGGGCTCGCTCCACTCTCCGATCGGAGGGCTTTGCAGCAGACGGAAATCGATGAAGAACTTGTACAAGGTTGCACACAGGGATGAGAGGGCTTGTCCGATCCTGAGGTCCTGCTTTCGGGTATAGACCTGGGTTGCAGCCGTATAGGCGTTCAAGCCAAGGTCCTGCATCACCATAGCCTCAAGTTGCGAGGCGGTGATGCCGGTTCCTTTGAGCAATTCCGTATAACTTGCACTGGTTCCCACCGCACCTTTCATGCCCTTGCCCCGGATCGAGGCCTGGATGCGAATCAGGTCCTCCAGGTCCTCGCCGAGGTCCTGGGCGGTCTGTGCCAGGCGATAACCGACAGTGGTGGGTTCTGCCGGCTGAATATGGGTGAAGGCCATGCAAGGTTGGTCTGCATAGGCCTCCATTTTGTTGATGAACGTTTCAAGCAGTGTTTTTGTCTGGATGATTACGAGCCCTAGAGCTTCCCTCAGGCGCAGGGCATCCATATTGTCCAGAATGTCCATGCTGGTGGCCCCGAGGTGGATGATCGCTCCGGCATTCGGACACTGCTCGGCATAGGTCTTGATCTCAGCCATCAGGTCATGGCGGATTTCGGCTTCAATCGCTGTAGCCCGCTCGATGTCGATGTTGTCCTGGTTTGCAATCAGCTCATCAAGCTGCTGTTGCGATACCAACCCTGCTTCAGCCTGAGCCTTGGCCAAGGCCACCCAGATGCGCCGCAGCAGCTTGCGTTTATGCTCTTCACTGAAAATGGTTCGCATCTGCTCGCCGGCATAACGCCAGCTGAAAGGGGAAAGGTAGGTGTCATGGGAAAAGCTTTGCATTCAGACCTCCGCTTACCCATGACTGTACCCTCTATCGTAATACTAGGTCAATTGACGTAACGGATGGTCTCCCATGCCTTGTTGTACATCTCAAGGTTCGGACCAAGGTCGTCCTTCAGCTCGTAGTTCTCAAGCATCTCGACGGTGTAGAACGGAGTGGTGGTCCGATACTTCTCAGCTTCGGTATTCACCGAGGCGGGGAAGTGGAAGCGGTCGAGGAACTGGGCATAGTTCTCCGGCTTGTGGATGTAGTTGATGAACTCAAGGGCAAGGTCGTAGTTCCTGGCTCCCTTGGGAATGCACATGGAGTCGAAGTACATCGGACCGCCGTCGATGGGGAGGAAGAAGTCGATGTCGGCCCACTGGCTCTCGGGGATCTCTTCGAAAATCGCCTCGGCATAGCCGTGGGAGACCCAGTACTCGCCAGAGGCGAAGGACTTGGCAAACCCTTCTGCATCGAACTTGACCAGATTCGGCTTCCACTTGTCGTTGACAAGCTTGCGTGCTGCTTCCAGTTCTGCGGGATTTGTAGTGTTGACCGAGTAACCCAAATATGCCAACGCATCGCCCAGGACTTCACGCATATCGTCCATCATGACCATACGGCCGGCAAGCCGGGTGTCACCAAAAATATTCCAGGTCTTCTCGTACTCCTTGACCATCTTGGTGTTGACTGCGATGCCAGTGGCTCCGAGGTAGTAGGGGACCGAGTACTCCATCTTCGGGTCATAGTAGGCCTTGGAGAGGGCGAAATCGGTGATGTACTGGAGGTTGGGCATTTTGGAAACGTCCAATTTTTCCAGCATGTTCAGGTTTTTCATGATCGAGACATAGTCGCCCGAGGGGAAGATTACGTCATAGCCTGCACTGCCACTGGCCATCAACTTTGCGAACATCTCCTCATTGGAGGCAAAGTAGTCCAGAACCACGTCCACCCCAAACTCCTTCTCAAACGATTCAACGACCGAGTCGGGAGTATAGTAGGACCAGTTGTACACATACAGTTTTTTACTGCCGGTGGTGTTGTTCTCCGTTGTCTTGGAACAACCGAGGAAGAGAAGACTGCCCAGGACAACCAGGGCTATAGCGAGGATGAGGTGCTTGGTGGTAGGTTTGCTCACGGCTAAACCTCCTGTACTATGGTGATGTCTGCCCGTCCAGGTCAACATACGCCATTCCCTGGATCGGTGATAGTTGTGAAGCCTTGCAAAACAAGGCCCAATAAAGATTTCTAGGCTGGAGTGGCAAGGAGAAGATAAGATTTGGAACTGGTGATGTGGCGCATCGGCATCTCCTCTGAATTCAGCCCCATAATTGGGTATTTCTGCAAGTAGGTCAATAACTTTACGCTTCAAAACGAAAAATTGGCAAAATAATTTTTCCAACGAGCCGCTCATTTCGGGTGTTGCATAAACACTCTTTATCACCGATACTTGCTCTCCAAGAACTATGAAAGCACAAACCTATTCCCAGGAGGTGGTTAACCTCCATACCCATAGCTTTTATTGCGGACACGGAAGCGGTCAGATACGCGAATATGCTCAAGCGGCCGTCGAA
Proteins encoded:
- a CDS encoding DeoR/GlpR family DNA-binding transcription regulator — its product is MSTIPASRQQYILNLIKTEGTVTVSQLAEELGVSELTIRRDLDQLEKKGLVERTHGGATARRNLPVEPDYLQKASEFPKEKEVIGQTVAAMVEEGDTLYINSGSTTFEVIRAVVALQKKVTIVTNNIDAIWLCKESEHIRLILAGGVYRSRSHSVSGSLSSFLVNQVYANKAIIGVDGFSPSAGLTTPILEEAETTRAMIEHTVGTVIVVAAANKIGVVSNFKTVGLDQVDVLVTDEKGGEIVKQMEIPEGLAIQIATT
- a CDS encoding Ldh family oxidoreductase; the encoded protein is MKYMDEYAEQYKDCAWVSFEELEAFMEEALVHAGVPAADAKIIGDVLIESDKRGIDSHGIGRLKPIYIDRIDMGIMNPVTEIEVIKDQDATVVLDAHNGMGHVAGYRAMEMAIEKAKKYGLGMVVVRNSNHYGIAGYFATMATKAGMLGITGTNARPSIAPTHGVENMLGTNPLTFGLPTDEEFPFVLDCATSVSQRGKIEVYGRAGKDLPPGWVLDNEGKTRTDTQQVLEDLTTGKAALTPLGGIGEVTGGYKGFGYATVVEILSAALQDGAWMKALNGFDENHKPIPYPLGHFFIAIDPEHFMGLNTFKRIAGTICRELRESKKAPGEDYIFTAGEKEYLSYQFRKEHGCPVPPSLQKVMVTLRDRYKMNYKWDFEKK
- a CDS encoding malic enzyme-like NAD(P)-binding protein, whose protein sequence is MQDDLTKRALDYHMMDGVPGKVSVVPSKPCQTAADLGLAYTPGVAKPVLAIEANPEDAYKYTSKGNLVAVISNGTAILGLGDRGALASKPVMEGKGVLFKRFADIDVFDIELDEKDPDKIIAMVKAMSPTFGGVNLEDIKGPECFKIEQELIKQCNIPIFHDDQHGTAIIATAGLMNSCEIIGKKIEDIKIVVNGAGAAGISCAKMFVAAGVKREHVTMLDSKGVVYKGRTAGMTPEKQEFATEGSARTLADAMVGADVFMGLSVADCVTPEMLLSMAADPVVFAMSNPNPEIGYELAMATRSDLIMATGRSDYPNQINNVLGFPFIFRGALDVRSVIISEGMKMAAAKALAALAKEPVPASVEKAYGGQKFSFGRNYIVPKPFDPRVIEWEAVAVAKAACEEGLASKPITDWEAYRASLVKRMEKYWK
- a CDS encoding GNAT family N-acetyltransferase, which produces MHLIECSRSYADQILAMYNDVIKTSTAMFETHERNQAYMSTWFDAKEQSGYPVIGLVDDQDVLLAFGTYGSFRSSSGYLYTIEHSIHVRKEHRGKGLGKIILTALIEKAIEQQYHCMVGAIDSENTASIHLHEKAGFESIGVVKEAGYKFGTYRSLVLMQLLLPTPENPKGI
- a CDS encoding RNA-binding domain-containing protein, coding for MYVESETLELKRELTDDSLKTIVAFANTKGGTIIYGVNDDSSLVGTLPIDLVLPRLTNMIRDSIVPDITRFVSYNQKQIDSTIILEVRVSRGTQRPYALKHKGLSPRGVFVRQGSSTVMASMDTIRMMIIETDHRRYELEVSANQALTFLQATRLFAERRIPFEETHQKTLHIRDGEGRFTNLGLLLSDQCEHTTKVAIFQGTDFSIFRDRREFSGSLLTQLQEVGEYVQQYNRIRSEFPGLIRIDSYDYPPLALREALLNCYVHREYASSAATLLHVFDDRLEYITFGGLVSDVSLEDLKLGISLSRNEYLARVLHLLGIIEAYGTGFPRIFEQYAKSSCKPVIETSPNAFKVTLPNRNYLVEHVGESEGLYEAYQYIKSKGSIQRKDLQTFLGISQTQAGVLLKRLLDKNMIFVLGKGKLTKYIAH
- a CDS encoding DUF6657 family protein, with protein sequence MAIIKSAWELALEKTEKLQVDPVKIKRDLKVKEGRQLAGTFLSHIDATKEGTKKQYDAVPAEEKEAFKEGMALTMLSNLALPRNTAFKENFAKVLDLGMILGEGNEQLEQLLGQLEGFFSQYLENQEDLVERMKQQFAPALQQKEAQLRKQYGPNFTLRPEQDPEFMKLLDKQLSQLDDQYTNILTQAKAQIKDLLGIQ
- a CDS encoding trimeric intracellular cation channel family protein — encoded protein: MELELTIMYIFDLFGTFIFAITGAVKGVRCKLDILGVVVFACTVGCGGGMFRDMLIGATPVAALTDSAYILTCVGTGLAVFFLAPKFVGKWRVILFADSLGLGVFTALGVAKGAMYGIGPVGQVLCGVFSAVGGGVVRDIMSRSVPTVLTSDFYATASLIGGILYLILEMTDLGIFPKFLIASSTVFIIRLIAIKYRFHLPVADTALPVDDYLTMQK
- a CDS encoding alanine--tRNA ligase-related protein, with amino-acid sequence MHSYPLYYEKPYQKTHTAAIVDIVDNTLVLDSTICYPEGGGQSGDIGLISGVQLVNTTKDDDHTIYHHVVEQKFSVGEKVTIELDWDHRYHFMQMHTAQHVASGLLFTRFGIQTVSVHQGERVLTIETDAAGVEEATCFELEDLVNAVVRQNHPVHYEVHTQSSAQNLGLRRSIKVEGDGVRLVVVDDVDTVACGGLHAASTAEIELFHYYGQEKIRGHIRLIFTVGKVAREEIRRAEAAARELGVLFSSPLDGLVDVARTAVASAALVKSELRKAQQAIASLLLGSLVEKADRVGMVPVVYWNVPEEMDMKDIAQALVEHEDLLLCAAKEVEGGVLWLIGVQGKASAVLDFNTGKSSLLSAIEGKGGGKAPLFQGSAQACSTTFFSACKDLIQ